In Spirosoma aureum, a single genomic region encodes these proteins:
- the typA gene encoding translational GTPase TypA, producing MQAIRNIAIIAHVDHGKTTLVDKIIHASKLFRDNQEFGDLILDNNDLERERGITIVSKNVSVRYKDVKINIIDTPGHSDFGGEVERVLKMADGVCLLVDAFEGAMPQTRFVLGKALSLGLKPIVIINKVDKENCRPDEVHEQVFDLMFNLGATEDQLDFPTVYGSSKQGWMGPDWKTPTDNITYLLDTIVEHIPSAPIREGLPQMQVTSLDYSAFVGRIAIGRVHRGTLKEGANMALVKSDGSIKKVKIKELHTFEGLGKLKVSEVQCGDICAVTGIEEFEIGDTLTDADTPEALARISVDEPTMNMLFTINNSPFFGREGKFVTSRHLRDRLYKEIEKNLALRVEATDSEDRFLVYGRGILHLSVLIETMRREGYELQVGQPQVLYKEDENGQKLEPVETLVVDVPEETAGKVIELATQRKGELLIMEPKGDLQHLEFEIPSRGLIGLRSNVLTSTFGEAVMSHRFKEYQPYKGAIPERINGSLISMTSGVATAYSIDKLQDRGSFFVEPGDEIYTGQVIGEHNRQNDIVVNVQTAKQLTNMRASGSDNNVKIAPKISFSLEESMEYIQKDEYLEVTPKAMRIRKIYLDENERKRNQNKFAMA from the coding sequence ATGCAAGCAATTCGCAACATAGCAATCATCGCCCACGTCGACCACGGTAAAACTACCCTGGTTGATAAAATTATTCATGCGTCTAAGCTCTTTCGGGATAATCAGGAATTTGGGGACCTGATCTTAGACAATAACGACCTGGAACGGGAACGGGGTATTACCATCGTTTCTAAAAACGTATCGGTTCGCTATAAAGACGTTAAAATCAACATTATCGACACACCGGGCCACAGTGACTTCGGCGGTGAAGTTGAGCGCGTTCTTAAAATGGCCGATGGCGTTTGTCTGTTGGTGGATGCCTTTGAAGGTGCCATGCCGCAAACACGCTTTGTGTTAGGTAAAGCGCTCTCATTAGGGCTGAAACCCATCGTCATTATCAACAAAGTTGATAAAGAAAACTGCCGCCCTGACGAAGTACACGAACAGGTATTCGACCTGATGTTTAACCTGGGTGCCACGGAAGATCAGCTCGACTTCCCAACTGTTTACGGTTCGTCGAAACAGGGGTGGATGGGACCGGACTGGAAAACACCAACCGATAACATCACATATCTGCTCGATACGATTGTTGAACACATTCCGTCGGCTCCTATCAGAGAAGGTCTGCCGCAGATGCAGGTTACGTCACTCGATTATTCGGCTTTCGTTGGTCGGATCGCTATCGGCCGCGTACACCGTGGAACGCTGAAAGAAGGTGCCAATATGGCCCTTGTAAAGTCAGATGGATCGATCAAGAAAGTAAAAATAAAAGAATTACACACTTTCGAAGGGTTAGGTAAACTCAAAGTTTCGGAGGTTCAGTGTGGTGACATCTGTGCGGTTACGGGTATTGAAGAGTTTGAGATCGGAGATACACTGACTGATGCTGATACGCCCGAGGCACTTGCTCGGATTTCGGTGGATGAGCCGACCATGAACATGTTGTTCACGATCAATAACTCGCCATTCTTTGGTAGGGAAGGAAAGTTTGTGACCTCTCGTCACCTGCGCGACCGGCTTTACAAGGAAATCGAAAAAAACCTGGCTCTGCGCGTCGAGGCAACCGATAGCGAAGACCGATTCCTGGTATATGGTCGCGGCATTCTTCACTTGTCGGTATTAATCGAAACAATGCGTCGTGAAGGATACGAATTGCAGGTTGGTCAGCCACAGGTTCTTTACAAGGAAGATGAGAACGGTCAGAAACTGGAACCCGTTGAGACCCTTGTTGTCGATGTACCGGAAGAAACTGCTGGTAAAGTAATCGAACTGGCTACGCAACGGAAGGGTGAACTGCTGATCATGGAACCGAAAGGCGATTTGCAACATCTGGAGTTTGAAATTCCGTCACGTGGGTTGATCGGTCTGCGCTCGAACGTATTGACTTCTACATTTGGTGAAGCTGTCATGAGCCACCGTTTCAAAGAATATCAGCCGTATAAAGGTGCAATTCCTGAGCGGATAAACGGCTCGCTGATTTCAATGACCAGCGGTGTTGCTACGGCTTACTCAATTGATAAACTTCAGGATCGGGGCTCTTTCTTTGTTGAACCCGGCGACGAAATTTATACAGGCCAGGTAATTGGCGAACATAACCGCCAGAACGATATCGTTGTAAACGTGCAAACGGCAAAGCAATTGACCAACATGCGGGCCTCTGGTTCGGATAATAACGTTAAGATTGCTCCGAAAATCTCGTTTTCTCTCGAAGAATCGATGGAATACATCCAGAAGGATGAATACCTGGAAGTAACGCCAAAGGCGATGCGAATTCGTAAAATCTACCTGGATGAGAACGAGCGCAAACGCAATCAAAACAAGTTCGCCATGGCCTAG
- a CDS encoding gamma-glutamylcyclotransferase family protein, translating to MSDTSTFLFVYGTLRPTFDNAFSQYLRQRAHYMGDGWFPGQLLDLGSYPGAVYDRSSTATVRGTVYDIRKNSETVLTYLDYYEGVGSEFESPTEYVRAIVPVRCKGTLIDCWVYLYNHPSDDKPLIESGDYSHFLNQSR from the coding sequence ATGAGCGATACGTCTACTTTTCTGTTCGTGTATGGTACACTGCGACCAACTTTTGACAACGCATTTTCCCAATATCTTCGGCAACGTGCCCACTACATGGGCGACGGCTGGTTTCCGGGTCAGCTTCTCGATCTGGGAAGTTATCCGGGTGCTGTTTATGACCGAAGCAGCACAGCAACAGTACGGGGAACCGTGTATGATATCCGTAAAAACAGCGAAACAGTGCTTACGTATCTGGACTATTATGAAGGAGTTGGATCAGAATTTGAATCACCAACCGAATATGTTCGGGCCATTGTTCCTGTCCGCTGTAAAGGCACTCTCATTGACTGCTGGGTATACCTGTATAATCACCCGTCAGACGATAAGCCGCTCATCGAATCAGGTGATTATAGCCACTTTTTAAACCAGTCGAGGTAA
- a CDS encoding neuropeptide-like protein 29, translating to MKTIKLMPILMAGLLVVLMASCGPAYVNTGVGYGPRPYYGYGYSPYGYGYRPYGYYRPPVVVRPPVVVRPRYSGPRYYNSPNARQGYGNNGGGYRGGGRARGPR from the coding sequence ATGAAAACTATCAAATTAATGCCTATCCTAATGGCTGGTTTACTGGTTGTTCTGATGGCAAGCTGTGGCCCCGCTTATGTAAATACAGGAGTTGGCTATGGCCCTCGTCCTTATTATGGTTATGGTTATAGTCCTTATGGTTATGGATACCGACCCTATGGCTACTATCGCCCACCAGTAGTGGTAAGGCCACCGGTGGTAGTGCGCCCGCGTTATTCAGGACCACGTTACTACAATAGCCCGAACGCCCGTCAGGGTTATGGAAATAATGGTGGTGGTTATCGGGGCGGAGGACGCGCCAGAGGTCCGAGGTAG
- a CDS encoding dienelactone hydrolase family protein, translating into MKIVFITGLSFFMSLVSWLTPKQEETKIPLCHTSGNDMSAMAADPAFQRLHEAPLPFTYTGAGEMVKFSTPDGQSANGFLLKAKKPSDKWLLVYQEWWGLNDNIKQQSETFYNDLKDVNVLAVDMYDGKVATEPAEAGKLMQAANKDRIGSIMKGAIAYAGPKAEFASVGWCFGGMLSLQSAILEGKQAKGCVMYYGRPEQDVEKLKTLETDVLGIFGSQDKGITPESVKMFEENMGKAGEKVTVKMYDAGHGFANPSNPVYNKEAAADAYKLALSYLKGKLKA; encoded by the coding sequence ATGAAAATCGTTTTCATAACCGGTCTTTCGTTTTTTATGTCGCTTGTTTCCTGGCTAACTCCAAAGCAGGAAGAGACGAAAATTCCACTTTGCCATACCAGTGGAAATGACATGTCGGCAATGGCGGCTGATCCCGCTTTTCAGCGCCTGCATGAAGCTCCCCTACCCTTTACCTACACGGGTGCTGGCGAGATGGTCAAATTTTCGACTCCCGACGGTCAGTCGGCCAATGGTTTTTTGTTGAAAGCCAAAAAGCCATCAGATAAGTGGTTGTTAGTGTATCAGGAATGGTGGGGACTCAATGACAACATCAAGCAGCAGTCTGAAACGTTCTACAACGATCTTAAGGATGTAAATGTCCTGGCAGTTGATATGTATGATGGGAAGGTTGCGACCGAACCTGCAGAAGCAGGTAAATTGATGCAGGCAGCTAATAAAGATCGGATAGGCAGTATCATGAAAGGGGCCATTGCCTATGCAGGTCCCAAAGCTGAATTTGCCAGCGTAGGCTGGTGTTTCGGGGGTATGCTGTCGCTGCAATCGGCTATTCTGGAAGGCAAGCAGGCTAAAGGCTGCGTCATGTACTATGGTCGCCCTGAACAGGACGTAGAGAAGCTGAAAACGCTTGAAACGGACGTGTTGGGTATCTTTGGTAGCCAGGACAAAGGCATTACACCAGAATCGGTAAAGATGTTTGAAGAAAACATGGGAAAAGCGGGCGAAAAAGTTACGGTGAAAATGTATGATGCAGGTCATGGTTTTGCTAACCCAAGTAATCCGGTTTACAATAAAGAAGCGGCTGCCGATGCCTACAAACTGGCATTAAGCTACCTGAAAGGGAAGTTAAAAGCGTAA
- a CDS encoding metallophosphoesterase translates to MNRTALFFILPAILLLIDTYVYQAIKTLSRSASESTQRTIALIYWGFTAISILLYVVMQFLPPDSISRNTRTFLWATIAIPYFSKIFAVLIIFIDDIGRFFRWIVSLFYKPEVREAVEDTTTKTLPATDAIPRSEFLMKTALVVGTIPLVGFTWGILSGAHDYRIRRVKLPLKNLPSGFNGMTIAQISDIHSGSFFNKTAVRGGVEMLLGQKPDIIFFTGDLVNSHAEEVNSYIDVFDKLKAPLGVYSTLGNHDYGKYVQWPSAQAERQNVMNVVAAHKQMGWNIMMDENKILDMNGDKLALIGVQNLGFGPAALRAGNLAKAYQGTEEYPVKLLLSHDPTHWDAEVRPKYPDIDVQFSGHTHGAQFGVDLGDVKWSPAQYFYKQWAGLYQEGNQRLYVNRGYGYIGYPGRVGILPEITIFELIKA, encoded by the coding sequence ATGAACCGTACAGCCTTATTTTTTATTCTGCCGGCAATTTTATTGCTCATTGATACGTACGTCTATCAGGCGATCAAAACGCTAAGCCGATCGGCGAGCGAAAGCACCCAACGAACAATTGCACTCATCTACTGGGGCTTTACGGCTATATCAATTCTATTATATGTTGTCATGCAGTTTCTGCCGCCTGACTCCATTAGCCGAAATACCCGTACATTTCTGTGGGCAACGATCGCCATTCCGTATTTCTCGAAAATTTTTGCCGTATTAATCATTTTCATTGACGACATCGGGCGATTTTTCCGGTGGATAGTCTCCCTATTCTACAAGCCAGAAGTTCGTGAGGCAGTTGAGGATACGACCACCAAGACTTTACCAGCCACCGATGCAATTCCCCGTTCGGAATTCCTGATGAAAACAGCTCTGGTTGTTGGAACAATTCCGCTGGTCGGTTTTACATGGGGTATTTTGTCTGGGGCACATGATTATCGTATTCGTCGCGTCAAGCTCCCGCTGAAAAACCTACCCTCAGGGTTCAATGGCATGACTATCGCCCAGATTTCGGATATTCATTCGGGAAGTTTCTTCAATAAAACAGCCGTGCGGGGGGGCGTTGAGATGCTCCTCGGGCAGAAACCCGATATTATCTTTTTTACGGGTGATCTGGTCAATAGCCATGCCGAAGAGGTGAATAGTTATATCGACGTATTTGATAAGCTGAAAGCTCCGTTGGGTGTTTATTCGACCCTTGGCAATCATGATTATGGCAAATATGTGCAGTGGCCGAGCGCCCAGGCCGAACGGCAGAACGTTATGAATGTGGTTGCCGCCCACAAACAGATGGGCTGGAATATTATGATGGATGAAAATAAGATTCTGGATATGAACGGCGATAAACTTGCCCTCATTGGTGTACAGAACCTTGGTTTCGGTCCGGCGGCCTTACGGGCAGGTAATCTGGCAAAAGCCTATCAGGGTACCGAAGAATATCCGGTAAAACTTCTTTTGTCGCATGATCCGACGCATTGGGATGCTGAGGTTCGGCCAAAATACCCGGATATCGACGTACAATTTAGTGGGCATACCCACGGAGCCCAGTTTGGCGTAGATCTTGGCGATGTAAAATGGAGCCCGGCGCAGTATTTTTATAAACAATGGGCTGGGTTATACCAGGAAGGTAATCAACGGTTGTATGTTAACCGGGGGTATGGCTACATCGGTTATCCGGGCAGAGTCGGTATTTTGCCGGAAATCACAATTTTTGAGTTAATAAAGGCTTAA
- a CDS encoding efflux RND transporter permease subunit: protein MKFEHYKTLGFTNWCVENRTAIYIFTFLITLGGLFVYNNLPKEQFPDIKVPQVYINTVYVGTAPADIENTINKQIEKQLKSISGVKRIKSNALQDVSVILVEFNPDVQTAEALQRVRDAIDKAKPDLPQKLDSGPTAQDVNFSEFPIMNINMAGNFSLKQLKEYAEDLQDAIEAMPEIRRVDIVGALTREIQINVDLPRMQSAGLAFTDIQQAVQGENINVSGGELNVDGVRRTVRVKGEFTDVDQLQNLQIRTATGATVRLGDIAEVRDNFEEQQDFARLNNKSVITLNVIKRSGANLLSAADNIEKTIEEYRDTRFPQGLDVKVTADSSEPTRENVNDLINTVVLGFIFVVLILMFFMGVRDAVFIGLSVPLSALVAFVVMPVVGPVVGTAFTLNTIVLFAFLLGLGLVVDDAIVVIENSHRLFNENKDWNIKQAVKAAAGEVFVPVFSGTLTTIAPFFPLLFWPGIVGEFMKFLPLTLILTLFASLFVAYVINPVFAVTFMKRHEDDNHEDKQSFDEIKRPLIIMTVLAGIGYVIDRGIGNLFLLFIILYVFNHYVLTPRLILPFQERLLPGLKNGYRRLISWILTGWRPVIAILAAFSLLILTFFITGIAQPKVIFFPSGEPDYIYVYNVMPVGTDARVTDSVTRVIEKRVFKVLADNNATDVVNSVISNVGKNAGDPSNPDRSATPQKSKVTIAFKGNEERKGISTDSLLAKVRVAMKGLPGSEISVEREANGPPTGKPIAIEIAGDDFAELSALEKQVRQKISKSGIKGIDQLKSDLITNKPEIVIDIDRDKAEREGISSAQIAMAIRTALFGLEVSKFRDAKDEYPIMVRLKPDDRSQIDRLLSLNIVYRDMVTGGQLRQVPITSVANISYSTTFSQINRKNQQRIVTLSSDVVTGYNANEIVAEIQQLVNDMEVPNGYTIKMGGEQEDQQESMNFLVSAFGIAILLIYLILATQFNSVVKPLIIFTTILLSLIGVLLGFIITGKTFSVIMSGVGIIALAGIVVKNGILLIEFIEELRGRGVPLREAIIEAGGIRLTPVLLTASAAVLGLIPLAFGLTIDFVTLFRDFDPHMVIGGDSSVFWNILAWTIIYGLTFSTVLTLVIVPCMYWVNERIRMKWFGKKDPALERRKQLEEELV from the coding sequence ATGAAATTTGAACATTATAAAACCCTCGGATTCACCAACTGGTGCGTGGAGAACCGAACGGCGATTTACATTTTCACCTTCCTGATTACACTCGGTGGGTTGTTTGTGTATAATAATCTGCCGAAGGAGCAGTTCCCGGATATCAAAGTGCCGCAGGTGTACATCAATACGGTGTACGTAGGAACGGCTCCTGCCGATATCGAAAATACAATCAACAAGCAGATAGAGAAGCAATTGAAGTCCATTTCGGGCGTGAAGCGGATCAAATCGAATGCCTTGCAGGACGTATCGGTCATACTGGTTGAATTCAATCCGGATGTGCAAACCGCCGAAGCCCTACAGCGTGTTCGTGATGCCATCGACAAAGCGAAACCTGATCTCCCGCAAAAACTCGACTCTGGCCCGACAGCACAGGATGTGAACTTCTCCGAGTTTCCGATCATGAACATCAACATGGCCGGTAATTTCTCGCTGAAGCAACTCAAAGAATATGCCGAAGATTTACAGGACGCTATTGAAGCTATGCCTGAAATTCGGCGTGTGGACATCGTAGGTGCGTTGACGCGTGAGATTCAGATCAATGTCGACCTTCCCCGGATGCAGTCGGCGGGTCTGGCATTCACGGATATTCAGCAGGCCGTTCAGGGCGAAAATATTAACGTATCAGGTGGCGAACTGAACGTCGATGGTGTTCGCCGGACAGTGCGGGTAAAGGGTGAATTTACGGATGTAGATCAACTTCAGAACCTTCAAATCCGGACGGCAACGGGCGCAACCGTGCGGCTTGGTGATATTGCCGAAGTACGGGACAATTTCGAAGAGCAACAGGATTTTGCCCGTCTGAACAACAAGTCGGTTATTACTCTGAACGTTATCAAGCGCTCGGGAGCTAACCTGTTGTCGGCAGCCGATAATATTGAAAAAACCATTGAAGAATACCGGGACACGCGTTTTCCTCAGGGTCTTGATGTGAAGGTCACCGCTGATTCATCGGAACCAACCCGCGAAAATGTCAATGATCTGATCAATACCGTTGTGTTAGGTTTCATCTTCGTGGTATTGATCCTCATGTTCTTTATGGGGGTTCGCGATGCCGTTTTTATTGGCTTATCAGTACCTCTGTCGGCGTTGGTAGCGTTTGTGGTTATGCCAGTGGTTGGGCCCGTTGTTGGAACGGCTTTCACCCTGAATACCATTGTTTTATTTGCGTTCCTGCTTGGGTTGGGTCTGGTGGTCGATGATGCCATTGTGGTTATCGAAAACTCCCACCGACTCTTTAACGAAAACAAAGACTGGAACATCAAACAGGCCGTAAAAGCGGCCGCTGGTGAGGTATTTGTACCGGTGTTCTCTGGGACTCTGACGACAATTGCGCCGTTTTTCCCGCTGCTATTCTGGCCAGGTATTGTGGGCGAATTCATGAAGTTTCTTCCTCTGACGCTTATTTTAACCTTGTTTGCTTCGTTGTTTGTGGCTTATGTGATCAATCCGGTTTTTGCCGTAACATTCATGAAACGGCATGAAGACGATAATCACGAAGACAAACAGAGCTTTGATGAAATCAAGCGTCCGCTCATTATCATGACGGTGCTGGCGGGCATTGGCTACGTGATCGACCGGGGTATCGGAAACTTGTTTCTGTTGTTCATTATCCTCTACGTGTTTAACCATTACGTATTGACCCCCAGATTGATTCTTCCTTTCCAGGAGCGGTTGCTACCGGGTCTGAAGAATGGATACCGTCGCCTGATTTCATGGATTTTAACCGGTTGGAGGCCTGTAATCGCGATTCTGGCAGCCTTTAGTCTGCTGATTCTGACGTTCTTTATTACGGGAATTGCCCAGCCTAAAGTTATCTTTTTCCCGAGTGGAGAGCCCGACTATATTTACGTTTATAATGTAATGCCTGTCGGTACTGACGCACGCGTCACGGATTCGGTGACCAGAGTGATCGAAAAGCGGGTATTTAAAGTTCTCGCTGATAATAACGCTACTGATGTGGTGAACTCCGTGATCTCGAACGTCGGTAAAAACGCGGGCGACCCCTCAAATCCTGACCGATCGGCCACTCCGCAAAAATCGAAAGTGACGATTGCGTTTAAAGGGAACGAAGAACGAAAAGGAATCTCTACCGATTCGCTGCTGGCCAAAGTGCGGGTTGCCATGAAAGGCTTACCCGGTAGCGAAATTTCGGTAGAACGCGAAGCCAACGGTCCGCCAACGGGTAAACCCATTGCCATTGAAATTGCGGGCGATGATTTTGCCGAATTGAGTGCACTGGAAAAACAGGTACGCCAAAAGATCAGTAAGTCTGGCATTAAGGGAATCGATCAACTCAAATCCGATCTGATTACGAATAAACCCGAAATCGTTATCGACATCGATCGCGACAAAGCGGAACGGGAAGGTATTTCATCGGCGCAAATAGCGATGGCCATCCGGACAGCGTTGTTCGGCCTGGAAGTATCGAAGTTCCGGGATGCGAAGGACGAATACCCGATTATGGTTCGCTTGAAACCCGATGACCGGAGTCAGATTGACCGACTGCTAAGCCTGAATATTGTGTATCGCGACATGGTAACGGGCGGGCAATTGCGGCAGGTTCCGATTACATCTGTAGCCAATATCAGCTATTCGACAACGTTTAGCCAAATTAACCGCAAGAACCAGCAGCGTATCGTTACCTTAAGTTCTGATGTGGTGACAGGCTACAACGCCAATGAGATTGTAGCTGAGATTCAGCAGCTTGTGAATGATATGGAAGTGCCAAATGGCTATACCATCAAAATGGGTGGTGAACAGGAAGACCAGCAGGAGTCGATGAACTTCCTGGTTTCTGCATTCGGTATCGCTATTCTGTTGATCTATCTGATTCTGGCAACGCAGTTTAACTCAGTGGTAAAGCCATTGATCATTTTCACGACGATTCTGTTGTCGCTGATTGGTGTATTACTGGGCTTCATCATTACCGGGAAAACGTTCTCAGTTATCATGTCCGGGGTTGGTATCATTGCTCTGGCCGGTATTGTGGTGAAAAACGGTATTCTGCTCATTGAGTTCATTGAGGAGTTACGTGGTCGGGGTGTTCCACTGCGCGAAGCGATCATTGAAGCGGGCGGTATTCGTTTGACGCCCGTATTGCTGACAGCTTCGGCTGCCGTACTGGGACTGATTCCGCTGGCTTTTGGTCTGACTATCGACTTCGTTACGCTCTTCCGTGATTTCGACCCACACATGGTTATTGGTGGCGATAGCTCTGTATTCTGGAATATTCTAGCCTGGACAATCATCTATGGTCTGACGTTCTCAACCGTGTTGACACTGGTCATTGTACCGTGTATGTACTGGGTGAACGAGCGAATCCGGATGAAGTGGTTTGGTAAGAAAGATCCTGCCCTGGAGCGCAGAAAGCAACTTGAAGAAGAATTAGTTTAG
- a CDS encoding efflux RND transporter periplasmic adaptor subunit: protein MKAYYAIALATSLLIACSQEKKSDLQGKRDELAELKKQETELATKIKTLEGDLAKLEPKKEEEARVKDVTVAPVSATTFRHFVELQGTIDAKNNVQVSPKSGGVITAVYVKEGDNVRAGSAIAQVDDQILRESISEVKTQLSLANTVFEKQSALWKQQIGTEIQYLQAKNNKESLERRLSTLNAQLGQSTVTAPISGVVDQVSVKVGQSAAPGIGLVRVVNLSQLKVVAKVSDTYSGSVRKGDAVLVRFPDLNRELNSRISFVSTTVDPLSRTFTIEAPLPSDNSLKPNMLAQIKINDKTLGNAIVINQNLIQSTESGQLVYVAVNEGGKKIAKARTVKTGESYGGKIAITQGLQAGDQIVTAGYQDLVDGQPINF from the coding sequence ATGAAAGCATATTATGCCATTGCCTTAGCAACAAGTCTGTTAATAGCTTGTTCGCAGGAGAAAAAATCAGATTTGCAGGGTAAGCGTGATGAACTCGCTGAACTGAAAAAACAGGAAACCGAGCTGGCCACAAAGATCAAAACCCTGGAGGGCGATCTGGCAAAACTCGAGCCAAAAAAGGAAGAGGAAGCCCGCGTTAAAGATGTCACGGTAGCTCCTGTTTCGGCCACGACATTCCGTCACTTTGTTGAACTGCAAGGTACGATCGACGCAAAAAACAACGTGCAGGTTTCGCCGAAGTCGGGTGGGGTCATTACAGCTGTTTACGTCAAAGAGGGCGATAATGTTCGGGCTGGCTCAGCCATTGCTCAGGTCGATGACCAGATTTTGCGGGAGTCGATCTCCGAAGTGAAAACCCAGTTGTCGCTGGCAAACACAGTGTTTGAAAAGCAATCTGCGCTCTGGAAACAACAGATCGGAACGGAGATTCAGTATTTACAGGCTAAAAACAACAAGGAATCACTGGAGCGCCGTTTGTCAACGCTGAACGCCCAATTGGGTCAGTCTACGGTTACGGCCCCAATTTCGGGCGTTGTCGATCAGGTAAGTGTAAAGGTTGGTCAGTCGGCGGCACCGGGTATCGGTTTAGTTCGGGTCGTCAATCTATCGCAACTCAAAGTGGTTGCTAAAGTATCGGACACCTATTCGGGTAGCGTACGAAAAGGTGATGCCGTGCTGGTTCGTTTTCCGGATTTAAACCGGGAGTTGAATTCCCGTATCAGCTTCGTGTCAACAACTGTCGATCCACTGAGCCGGACGTTCACGATTGAAGCTCCCCTCCCATCCGATAATAGCCTGAAGCCAAACATGCTGGCACAGATAAAAATCAATGACAAAACCTTAGGAAATGCTATTGTGATTAACCAAAATCTGATTCAAAGTACAGAAAGCGGACAACTGGTTTATGTGGCGGTCAATGAAGGGGGCAAGAAAATAGCAAAAGCACGGACGGTGAAAACGGGTGAATCATACGGGGGCAAAATTGCGATTACGCAAGGATTGCAGGCAGGCGATCAGATCGTTACTGCCGGGTACCAGGATTTAGTTGACGGACAACCAATCAATTTCTAA